The window GATGGACATCATTTGACGAAACGCATCAAAGAGGATCGTGACCTGTCCAAAATTCCCGTGGTCATTTTCTCCTCCCTGATCACGGATGTAACGATGTTGAAGGGCAAAGAAGTGGGGGCCGATGCCCAACTATCCAAGCCGGAGATCGGACAATTGGTCCAAACGATCAACCGGATTATTTCAGTAATGAAAAAGCGAGGAGAAATTGAATCATTATGTTGAAATTAAAAATTCGTCGCTTACAGATGAGAGGAAAGCTATCCTTACTTATAGGCGCTTCGTTGATCATAACTGTTCTGCTGCTTTCTGCAATATCGTATATCAATCTGGACAGGGCTTATACCAGACTGGTCAATGCAAGCCACCAAAGATATGATATGAACATAAAAATCGCCGTTGAAAATCTCGTCAGCATGCTGGAGGCAAACTACCAGCGCTACGAAAACGGCGAAATTACCGAGCAGGAAGCGAGAAAAAACGCCGAGATTATCGTACGCGATACCCGTTATAACGGTGGCAGCGGCTATTTCTGGGCCGACACGTCCACTGGCTTATGCGCCGTGCATATGAATCCCGAATACGAAGGCGCCGAGCGTTATAACGAGCAGGATCAGAAGGGTAATTTTTTTATCCGCGGACTGATTGCCGCAGGTTCTAAGTCCGGCGGCGGCTTCACCGATTTCTATTTCACCAAGCCAGGTAAGCAAGGAGTATTCCCCAAACGTGCCTATACGCTGAAGTTCGAGCCCTACGACTGGTATATCAGTACCGGAAACTACATAGACGATATTAATCAGGCAGTTGCAGAGCAGGAGCGGCAAAAAGTAAACGCACAAGTCCTTCTGCTATCCTCCAGTTTAACAATCACGGTTTTGGTTATTTTGTTTTTTTTCTTTAGTCTGAAACGTCTGACAGGGCCATTAGTGGGAGTTGCTAAGCGCCTCCAGCTTCTTTCAGAAGGCGATGTCCATACACCGCCGGTGCCGGTAGTTCAGACTCAGGACGAACTGCAAATCCTGACACAGGCTACGGAAACCTTGATACTCAGTATTCGGGAAATTGTCGGTGATCTTACGACTCATCTGAAAAATATGGCGCAGGGGGATATGACAACTCCTATCACACAGCAATATGTTGGCGATTTCGTTCCAATCCAAGAATCCGTTCGGGAGATTTACACCTCTTTAAACCAGGTTTTATCGACCATACATGAATCGGCAGGCATGGTGAATGTAGGCGCAGTCCAGGTAGCGGGTGCCGTTCAATCGTTTGCAACCGGAGCTACGGAGCAGGCTAGCGCCGTCGAGGAACTTGCCGCATCCATTTCCACCGTGTCCGATCAGGTGCACCATATTGCGGGCAGTGTCAGACAGGCGGCTGGAGATGTGGCAAAAACAGCGCACGAAGCAAAAGACGGATATGAAAAAATGAAGCGACTGCTTTCGTCCATGGGACAGATTAAAAACAGTTCCGAGCAAATCAGCGGAATTACCCAAACCATCCAAAGTATTGCACAGCAGACGAACCTTTTGGCACTTAACGCGGCCATTGAAGCGGCACGAGTCGGCGCTGAGGGCAGAGGCTTTGCCGTTGTTGCGGGTGAAGTCCGTAATTTGGCAGGACAATCTGCGGAAGCTGCAAAAAGAACTGCTCTTCTCATTGAAAATTCCATCCATGAGGTGGCCGAAGGCCTACAGATCGCACTGGAGACAGGGAGTGCATCTGAAAATGCATCCAGGGAAGCTCTGGAGCTTCAAAAAGTCATAGAAGGCATTGACAAAGCCTCACAAGAGCAGGCCGTTGCCATAGAACAAATCACGAAAGGTATGGAGCAGATATCGGCTGTTGTGCAAACCAATGCCGCAACGGCGGAAGAAGGCTCCGCGGCCAGCGAAGAGCTTTCCGCTCAAGCAGCGACACTTGACAATGAGATATCCAGATTCAAAATTAGGACTTGTGCCAATGAAGCGGTGCTGAAGCCTTCTCATGACTTGATTCGTTTGGAATCGGGAGAAAGGTATTATGCGGCTGAGAATTAGACGAGAACCTTTTTTGGAAGCAAGAAGCTTATACCGTAGTTTTTAAGCCGGAGTTCACTGTCTATTTCCACACCCTTTTAAACTTGAAGGCTTCTTGTGCATATCCCCAGACTGAAACGGGAGACATAATCATCTGATAGCATAGCAGGAATAGAAAAAAGCCGGACCAATTTTTCCTAACTCTCAAATTTAGGTTCCTGAACACATGTTTTTGATATATATATAAAATGGAATAGCTAAGGAGCGTGAGCGGGAGCACCAGCAGAGTAGCAGGCCCCACGATCCAGAAGATACCGAAGAAAGATAAAATAAGCCCAGGCAGCCAAAAGAAAGTGTAGGCTAAATCAAGGTAGGGCATTATCAGATTAATACCAGTTAAATATTTAGTATAAATCTGTGGTTGTTGCCAAGGTTTGGTTATTTTAAGTGCTTCAATCATTCCACGGGCCCACCGAGATCGTTGCCTTGCAAACACATGAACTGTATTAGGAACGTTGGTAAAAGCAACAGCTAGCGGCTCAAAATAGGTCTTCCAGTTATGCCTCAGGAGGTTCCAGGTTAGCACAATATCTTCCCCTATAGCATCCGGCCACCCGCCGATTTCCCGAACACATTCCGTCTTATATACGCTGTAGGCGCCCTGAGCTACCAGCGTCCCTTGATAAAGTCCCTGTAACCTTTTGATGGAAGCAATGCTAAGAAAGTAATCCCATTCCTGTATCTTTGTGATGATGTTTTCACGGCTGTTACGTACCAGCACCGAACCAGCAACGGCACAGACCTCCTTAGGCGAGCTTTCTATCCGTGCAACCAGGTATCTCACTGCGGATGAATGCAGCAGCGTGTCTGCATCCAATGTGATTATAAGATCGGTAAAAACATGTTTTAGTCCTGTATTTAAGGCATTGTATTTTCCGGGTTTTTCCTCCTGAATTACAGTGATATCCAATGCCAGCTTTTCTCCTGCTTTTAAAGCAACAAAGGAAGTGTCATCCCTGGAGCCATTATCAATGACAAACACTTTGATTTTGCCGGTATAATCCTGCTTGGCAATGTATGCTAAGGTATTTTCGATATTTTCAGCTTCGTTTCTGGCGGCGATAAGAATCGTGATATCCTTTGATGGGTATTCGTTCTTAAAAGGCGGCTGTTTGTCAAAAATCAGGCTGACCACCAAAAAGGCGTTCATATAACCAGGGATATAAGCAATGCCGATGATAATAAGCAGCGATATAGGCAAAGTAACAATTTTCGATAGATCAATCAACCAGGGAATGGAAACATAAATCGAAAAACATATCCATAGAAGAGAAAAAAAGTGACTAAGCGCAAACTTCATTATAACCGGGATATATCGTGTATCCTGCTTTTTAGTCTGTATATTTGTCTGTAAAGATACTTTAAAATTATCTTCAAGTTTCACATCTCTTTATTCCCCTTCATTTTCAATAAGACACAAACAACTTTACTATAGTGGTTATATAAAAATCATTTGCTGTTCTTGCACCCAATCGATGTTTTTTTGTTTCCAATATTGTCTGATCGGCAGATCATAAGAGCCTAGCTCACATAAAAAAGAAAACGGGGGCATTTACGTTTAAATGACCCGTCTTCTTTTCTAAAGTAAACAGTGTCTTAAGAGCAAAAAAAGCTCCATTTAAAACAAGAGCATCTCGGCCTGCCATTTTTATGTTAAACTAAAATAAGTATTCTTATTTGCAGATATATAAAACACGATGTTGTGAGATTAGGGAAACGGCGATCACCCATGAAAAATTATATTGGCGGGAAAAACGGAATACGCTTTTACTATTAGCGAACATCTGCATGATGTTATTATATTTTCTGGCTGTAGTTCCATGGATGATCCCGCTAGAACATCGGACAAGCCTAGGGGAGCATTAGGCCTGTGTAAAAGAAAACTACGTAAAGAAGGATAATAAATGCATACAGATATCTCAATTAGAATGGCAACAGAAGCAGACGCAAAAGAAATCCTGGAAATTTACGCCCCTTATATTACAGATACCGCCGTCACTTTTGAATATAGTATACCATCCGTTGCAGAATTTTCACAGCGAATTAGGGATACTTTGCAAATGTATCCCTATATAGTTGCCCTTGAAGACGACCGTATTGTCGGCTATGCGTATGCGTCGGCGTTCAAGAAACGCGCGGCATACAATTGGGCGGTCGAAACCACCGTGTATTTAAAACAGGATTGCAGGGGACGGGGTTTGGGCAAAAAGCTATATTTCGCTTTGGAAGAAATTTTAAAACGCCAGAATATTATTAACTTGAATGCCTGCATTGCATACACGCTCGATGAGGACGCACATCTGGACAATACAAGTACAATTTTTCATGAGCATTTAGGATACACGAAGGTAGCACATTTCACGAAATGCGGCTATAAATTCGGCGCCTGGTATGATATGATTTGGATGGAAAAAATGCTTGGGGAGCATCCGAGCAATCCTGATCCGGTTATCCCAATAACAGAATTACAAGTATTATGAGCGTAACTTTAAGTTCGAAATCAACTGGGGTTATTCATATAACTCTCTCTGTATTCACAATAAAAATTATTACTCAAGCCGAGAGCCAAAAAGGTTTTCGGCTTGACTTATATAGAAGCATGATATAGCGCCACAAAAAGGAATCTAAAATTACCGTAACACACTTAGACGAATACTCGAAGCCCAATTTTTAATAGCTTCTCCAATGGGCTTTATTTGTGCTTAATTTTAGTCGGTAGATTCATAAAAGGCAAAAAACCATGGAGAGAA is drawn from Desulforamulus ruminis DSM 2154 and contains these coding sequences:
- a CDS encoding methyl-accepting chemotaxis protein produces the protein MLKLKIRRLQMRGKLSLLIGASLIITVLLLSAISYINLDRAYTRLVNASHQRYDMNIKIAVENLVSMLEANYQRYENGEITEQEARKNAEIIVRDTRYNGGSGYFWADTSTGLCAVHMNPEYEGAERYNEQDQKGNFFIRGLIAAGSKSGGGFTDFYFTKPGKQGVFPKRAYTLKFEPYDWYISTGNYIDDINQAVAEQERQKVNAQVLLLSSSLTITVLVILFFFFSLKRLTGPLVGVAKRLQLLSEGDVHTPPVPVVQTQDELQILTQATETLILSIREIVGDLTTHLKNMAQGDMTTPITQQYVGDFVPIQESVREIYTSLNQVLSTIHESAGMVNVGAVQVAGAVQSFATGATEQASAVEELAASISTVSDQVHHIAGSVRQAAGDVAKTAHEAKDGYEKMKRLLSSMGQIKNSSEQISGITQTIQSIAQQTNLLALNAAIEAARVGAEGRGFAVVAGEVRNLAGQSAEAAKRTALLIENSIHEVAEGLQIALETGSASENASREALELQKVIEGIDKASQEQAVAIEQITKGMEQISAVVQTNAATAEEGSAASEELSAQAATLDNEISRFKIRTCANEAVLKPSHDLIRLESGERYYAAEN
- a CDS encoding glycosyltransferase family 2 protein, coding for MKLEDNFKVSLQTNIQTKKQDTRYIPVIMKFALSHFFSLLWICFSIYVSIPWLIDLSKIVTLPISLLIIIGIAYIPGYMNAFLVVSLIFDKQPPFKNEYPSKDITILIAARNEAENIENTLAYIAKQDYTGKIKVFVIDNGSRDDTSFVALKAGEKLALDITVIQEEKPGKYNALNTGLKHVFTDLIITLDADTLLHSSAVRYLVARIESSPKEVCAVAGSVLVRNSRENIITKIQEWDYFLSIASIKRLQGLYQGTLVAQGAYSVYKTECVREIGGWPDAIGEDIVLTWNLLRHNWKTYFEPLAVAFTNVPNTVHVFARQRSRWARGMIEALKITKPWQQPQIYTKYLTGINLIMPYLDLAYTFFWLPGLILSFFGIFWIVGPATLLVLPLTLLSYSILYIYQKHVFRNLNLRVRKNWSGFFLFLLCYQMIMSPVSVWGYAQEAFKFKRVWK
- a CDS encoding GNAT family N-acetyltransferase → MHTDISIRMATEADAKEILEIYAPYITDTAVTFEYSIPSVAEFSQRIRDTLQMYPYIVALEDDRIVGYAYASAFKKRAAYNWAVETTVYLKQDCRGRGLGKKLYFALEEILKRQNIINLNACIAYTLDEDAHLDNTSTIFHEHLGYTKVAHFTKCGYKFGAWYDMIWMEKMLGEHPSNPDPVIPITELQVL